The following are from one region of the Coffea eugenioides isolate CCC68of chromosome 2, Ceug_1.0, whole genome shotgun sequence genome:
- the LOC113761692 gene encoding LRR receptor-like serine/threonine-protein kinase GSO2 encodes MGFTSFSTVFSFFTFLLFITTASAETDSTTLSILLSIKVSLDPSDHILSSWSPNATDPCNGSFVGIACNGNGQVLNISLQGKGLTGKIPPEIGQLKSLSGLYLHFNQLHGGVPKEIANLTELSDLYLNVNYLTGEIPPELGNMPSLQVMQLCYNKLTGSIPTQLGFLKKLNVLALQYNQLSGAIPASLGDLVNLTRMDLSFNGLFGSIPVKFANSPNLEFLDIRNNTLSGNVPIALKRLNEGFQFANNPGLCGIGFSTLNVCTDSGINPNKPEPFGPGSSRLPSKAIPESANVQRNSLNQSRRPQTAIIVGLIGLFAVVAVIGVFTFFWYRRQKQKIGSTYDASDSRLSTDQVKEVCRRSASPLISLEYSHGWDPLARRQIGHGFSQEEFDSFMFNLDEVESATQYFSDTNLLGKSSFSATYKGILRDGSIVAIKCISKTSCKSDESEFLKGLNLLTSLKHENVLRLRGFCCSKGRGECFLIYDFVPNGNLLQYLDTKGGKVKVLEWSTRTSIIKGIARGIEYLHGNQGKKPALVHRNISAEKVLIDQHYHPMLSDCGLHKLLADDIVYSTLKGSAAMGYLAPEYTTTGRCTEKSDIYAFGMIIFQILSGKCKISQLNRQGAELGRTEDFVDTNLEGDFRESEAVKLGKIALLCTHEALNHRPTIETVMQQLNELICSF; translated from the exons ATGGGTTTtacttctttttcaactgtTTTCTCCTTCTTCACCTTCCTCCTTTTCATCACAACCGCATCTGCAGAAACTGACTCTACCACCCTTTCAATTCTTCTGAGCATCAAAGTCTCGTTAGACCCATCAGACCATATTCTCTCCTCTTGGTCTCCCAATGCCACTGACCCCTGCAATGGTTCATTTGTAGGCATTGCCTGCAATGGAAATGGCCAAGTGCTTAACATTTCTCTCCAGGGTAAAGGGCTAACTGGAAAAATCCCACCTGAGATTGGTCAGCTGAAAAGCTTATCTGGGTTGTATCTGCATTTTAATCAGCTTCACGGAGGTGTGCCTAAAGAGATAGCTAACTTGACTGAGCTCTCTGACTTGTACCTAAATGTCAATTATCTTACTGGTGAAATACCTCCTGAGCTGGGAAATATGCCTAGTCTTCAAG TAATGCAACTCTGTTACAACAAGTTGACTGGAAGCATTCCCACTCAGCTTGGATTTTTAAAGAAGCTCAACGTACTTGCTCTGCAATACAATCAGTTGAGTGGAGCGATTCCGGCAAGTCTTGGGGACTTAGTGAATTTGACGAGGATGGATTTAAGCTTCAATGGCCTTTTCGGTTCCATTCCTGTCAAATTCGCTAATTCCCCAAATTTGGAATTTCTAGACATCAGAAATAATACTTTATCTGGAAATGTACCAATAG CCTTGAAGAGACTGAATGAAGGATTCCAGTTTGCAAATAACCCAGGCCTATGTGGAATTGGGTTTTCTACCTTGAATGTCTGCACTGATTCTGGAATAAACCCAAATAAACCTGAACCATTTGGTCCTGGTTCAAGTCGTCTTCCTTCTAAAGCTATACCTGAGTCGGCAAACGTCCAGCGAAACAGCTTGAATCAATCTAGAAGACCTCAAACAGCTATTATTGTTGGACTTATTGGACTATTTGCAGTTGTGGCTGTAATAGGAGTTTTTACGTTCTTTTGGTACCGTCGCCAGAAGCAGAAGATTGGGAGTACTTATGATGCATCAGATAGTCGACTCAGCACTGACCAGGTCAAGGAGGTGTGCAGAAGAAGCGCTTCTCCTCTGATCAGTCTGGAATACTCCCATGGCTGGGATCCATTGGCTAGACGCCAAATTGGTCATGGCTTCTCACAGGAAGAATTTGACAGCTTCATGTTCAATCTGGATGAAGTGGAGTCTGCAACACAATACTTCTCAGACACAAATCTGTTGGGCAAGAGTAGTTTCTCAGCTACCTACAAAGGGATATTGAGGGATGGGTCCATTGTAGCTATAAAGTGCATTTCCAAAACTAGCTGCAAGTCTGATGAATCTGAATTTTTGAAAGGATTAAATTTATTAACCTCATTGAAACATGAAAATGTCCTGAGATTAAGAGGCTTCTGTTGTTCAAAAGGCAGGGGAGAGTGCTTTCTCATATATGACTTTGTCCCTAATGGAAACTTGTTGCAATACCTTGACACAAAGGGTGGCAAAGTCAAGGTTCTTGAATGGTCTACCAGAACGTCGATCATCAAAGGCATTGCTAGAG GTATTGAGTATTTGCATGGGAATCAGGGAAAGAAACCTGCTCTTGTCCACAGAAATATATCAGCTGAAAAGGTGCTCATTGATCAACATTACCACCCAATGCTCTCAGATTGTGGACTGCACAAACTATTGGCTGATGACATCGTGTATTCAACCCTTAAGGGCAGTGCTGCAATGGGATATTTGGCTCCTGAATACACCACTACAGGTCGTTGCACCGAGAAGAGTGACATATATGCGTTTGGCATGATTATATTCCAGATCCTCTCTGGGAAATGTAAAATCAGCCAGTTGAATCGTCAAGGGGCTGAGTTGGGAAGGACTGAAGACTTCGTAGATACAAATCTTGAAGGGGACTTCAGAGAATCAGAGGCAGTTAAGCTTGGAAAAATTGCTCTGCTTTGCACCCATGAAGCTCTTAATCATCGGCCTACCATCGAAACTGTGATGCAACAATTGAATGAACTAATCTGCAGTTTCTGA
- the LOC113763408 gene encoding uncharacterized protein LOC113763408 produces the protein MSKLFGGKDPFNDPFFSEPFGGFFGGKNPFADPFFASPFGYPPASRKPISIEEINPDDDDDGANISNAGKELSVRNPNYHANGSGSSFSYRRVAYGDQDGMYYTCSEGRMNGGYGVFLAEMKEEDKIVGESLHTISKGIHDKGHSVTKKNSSDGRADSLQTLHNLHEDELKGFEENWKNNADKHLPGWSSGFNKLENSGANLIGWDGFPTWSGWGGWAPPSIEYFGDAGAAEPDGEGRRKKVVRVNVE, from the exons ATGTCAAAGCTATTCGGAGGAAAAGATCCATTTAATGACCCCTTTTTCTCTGAGCCATTTGGTGGCTTCTTTGGTGGGAAGAATCCATTTGCTGACCCGTTTTTCGCTAGCCCCTTTGGTTATCCTCCTGCTTCGCGGAAGCCAATTAGTATTGAGGAAATAAAtcctgatgatgatgatgatggtgcAAACATTTCAAATGCTGGCAAAGAACTGAGCGTTAGGAATCCAAATTATCATGCGAATG GTAGTGGAAGTTCTTTTAGTTATCGAAGGGTTGCATATGGTGATCAGGATGGAATGTACTATACTTGCTCTGAAGGCAGGATGAATGGTGGCTATGGG GTGTTTCTTGCAGAAATGAAGGAAGAGGACAAGATAGTTGGTGAATCACTACACACAATTTCAAAGGGAATCCATGATAAG GGTCATTCGGTCACAAAAAAGAACAGTTCAGATGGTAGAGCGGATTCATTGCAGACTTTACATAACTTGCATGAAG ATGAGCTTAAAGGTTttgaagaaaattggaaaaataatGCTGACAAGCATTTACCAGGATGGAGCAGTGGGTTCAATAAGCTTGAGAATTCAG GAGCTAACTTGATTGGATGGGATGGATTTCCAACATGGAGCGGCTGGGGTGGTTGGGCTCCTCCATCTATAGAGTACTTTGGAGACGCTGGAGCAGCAGAACCAGATGGAGAAGGGAGGAGGAAAAAGGTTGTGCGAGTGAATGTAGAGTAG
- the LOC113759318 gene encoding uncharacterized protein LOC113759318 — translation MASWSAEHATKAYLQTLKMGKRGKEPNVSEYIAALAAGNNSQLMVMVCAGSAGSTALALGAAARETGGCAVCILPGLEELHASRKALGCYAEFIELVVGDDARSLLLNEYQDADFVLVDCKMDEHESILLAAQKCLHQKKACLVGYNAIHCEPWIDSLKAHLLPIGGGLLVTRLPSSSSSPAEKFRGAGKKGNWVVKVDKITGEEHVYRTTFHHYHDQIAA, via the exons ATGGCTTCTTGGTCTGCTGAACATGCAACAAAAGCTTATCTCCAAACCCTTAAGATG GGCAAAAGGGGGAAGGAGCCTAATGTTTCAGAGTACATAGCAGCCCTTGCTGCAGGCAACAATTCACAACTCATGGTTATGGTTTGTGCAGGCAGTGCCGGATCCACAGCACTAGCTTTAGGTGCTGCAGCACGCGAAACCGGCGGCTGCGCAGTTTGTATTTTACCAGGGCTCGAGGAGTTACATGCTTCAAGAAAAGCTCTAGGATGTTATGCTGAATTTATTGAGCTTGTTGTAGGGGATGATGCACGGTCTTTGTTGCTAAATGAATATCAAGATGCCGATTTTGTGCTAGTTGATTGCAAAATGGATGAGCACGAATCAATTTTACTAGCAGCACAAAAGTGTTTGCATCAGAAGAAAGCATGTCTTGTAGGTTACAACGCCATTCATTGTGAACCATGGATAGATAGTTTGAAAGCTCATCTGCTACCTATTGGAGGTGGTTTATTGGTGACTAGATTaccatcatcttcatcatcaccGGCTGAAAAGTTTCGTGGGGCTGGAAAGAAAGGCAATTGGGTGGTGAAAGTTGACAAAATCACTGGTGAGGAACACGTTTACAGAACCACCTTCCACCACTATCATGACCAAATTGCGGCTTAG
- the LOC113759319 gene encoding uncharacterized protein LOC113759319 has protein sequence MKLIWCPEIAAKAYIDTVKFCGLSMESSAPELISAMAGGWNAKLIVEAWTNGGAAPKNSIGLAIAARHSGGRHVCIVADEKSRQEYTCAMQNRPAGIALPEVMVGEAEELMGRLTGIDFLVVDGHCKDFTRVFSFAKFSHLGAVLVCKNASRKTFSWFRWNKVLDSAVSVVNSRNLPIGSGIDIAYVAGEKRCSGKVTKGWITHMDQQSGEEHVFRR, from the exons ATGAAGCTGATTTGGTGTCCTGAAATAGCAGCAAAAGCTTATATTGACACTGTGAAATTC TGTGGCCTTTCCATGGAATCCAGTGCTCCAGAGTTGATATCTGCAATGGCCGGTGGATGGAACGCGAAGCTAATCGTCGAAGCGTGGACTAATGGTGGCGCTGCCCCAAAAAATAGCATCGGTCTTGCAATCGCCGCTCGTCACTCCGGTGGAAGGCACGTATGCATTGTAGCTGATGAAAAGTCAAGACAAGAATATACTTGTGCCATGCAAAACAGGCCTGCAGGCATAGCATTACCGGAAGTCATGGTAGGAGAGGCCGAGGAGTTGATGGGAAGACTAACTGGTATTGATTTTCTGGTTGTTGATGGCCATTGCAAGGATTTTACCAGGGTCTTTAGTTTTGCCAAGTTTAGCCATCTTGGTGCAGTTTTAGTATGTAAAAATGCTAGTAGAAAGACCTTTTCTTGGTTCAGATGGAATAAAGTTCTTGATAGTGCAGTCAGCGTCGTGAATTCAAGAAATCTGCCAATTGGGAGTGGAATTGATATCGCATATGTTGCAGGTGAAAAACGATGCTCAGGGAAAGTCACCAAAGGTTGGATCACGCACATGGATCAGCAGTCCGGAGAGGAGCATGTTTTCCGCAGATAA
- the LOC113760396 gene encoding pentatricopeptide repeat-containing protein At2g45350, chloroplastic: MTLSGNLHQPWISILPFSPQFKTQMDISQIHAKLLTTGLIKNLYLTRKLILKFSNSPHKPLIQFAKYLFFSSQAFDDSRNKADPLIWNSVIKIYSHGSDPENALKVFVLMLESGVLVDEYSLSLVLKACSRVGLVKNGMQIHGLLKKCEFGSDLFLGNCLISMYVKCGCIEYGRQFFDRMADKDSVSYNSMIDGYVKCGMVDSARQLFHSLPAGMRNLITWNTMIGGFVKLGDGFESAWELFEKMPERDVVSWNMMIDCCIKSGKMRMAQMLFDTMPRRDVASWAIMIDGYAKTGSVDVARGFFDDMPVRDVISCNAMMAGYLRNGSYVEALKMYHDVLNNSDFEPDKTTFLIALSAAAHLGNINEGVTIHSHMKNNGLFAAGKLGVALIDMYAKCGDIDCALSVFEDIKEKSVDHWNAMIGGLAINGLGELAFDLFMEMERRCIEPDDITFIALLNACGHAGMLKEGIICFEILRRVHNMDPKLQHYGCIVDILSRAGHIEEARTFVKEMPIEPNTVILRTLLGACKNHENLSTGEPLARHLIGLNSLNSSSYVLLSNIYAQLGLWDSVRCIRTIMKAKDVKKFPGCSWIELEGLVHEFFVGDTSHFQVKEIFSTLNR; the protein is encoded by the coding sequence ATGACATTGTCTGGAAATTTGCATCAACCATGGATTTCAATACTTCCTTTCTCTCCACAATTCAAAACCCAAATGGACATTAGTCAAATTCATGCAAAATTACTAACCACTGGCCTCATCAAGAATCTTTACTTGACCCGAAAACTTATCCTCAAATTCTCAAACTCACCACACAAACCCCTGATACAGTTTGCCAAATATCTCTTCTTCTCAAGTCAAGCCTTCGACGACTCACGAAATAAAGCTGACCCATTGATTTGGAATTCAGTAATCAAGATCTATTCGCATGGCAGTGACCCTGAGAACGCTTTGAAAGTGTTCGTTTTAATGCTTGAAAGTGGGGTTTTAGTAGATGAGTACTCTCTTTCCTTGGTGTTAAAAGCGTGTTCCAGAGTGGGTTTGGTTAAAAATGGGATGCAGATACATGGGTTGCTGAAGAAATGCGAATTTGGGTctgatttgtttcttggaaactGTTTGATCTCCATGTATGTAAAATGTGGCTGCATAGAGTATGGTCGCCAATTTTTTGACAGAATGGCTGACAAAGACTCTGTTTCGTATAACTCAATGATTGATGGGTACGTGAAATGTGGGATGGTAGATTCTGCACGTCAATTATTCCATTCTTTGCCAGCAGGGATGAGGAACTTGATAACTTGGAATACTATGATCGGTGGGTTTGTGAAGTTAGGGGATGGTTTTGAGTCGGCTTGGGAGTTGTTTGAGAAAATGCCTGAGAGAGATGTTGTTTCATGGAATATGATGATTGATTGTTGCATAAAGAGTGGGAAAATGAGGATGGCTCAAATGTTGTTTGACACCATGCCGAGAAGGGATGTTGCCAGTTGGGCTATTATGATTGACGGTTATGCCAAAACCGGAAGTGTTGATGTTGCTAGAGGCTTCTTTGATGACATGCCAGTAAGGGATGTAATTTCTTGCAATGCAATGATGGCAGGGTACCTAAGGAACGGTTCTTATGTGGAAGCGCTAAAAATGTACCATGATGTGTTGAATAATAGTGATTTTGAACCTGATAAAACTACTTTCTTGATTGCTCTTTCAGCAGCTGCACATTTGGGCAACATCAATGAGGGGGTTACCATACACAGTCATATGAAGAATAATGGTCTTTTTGCAGCTGGAAAACTTGGTGTTGCTTTGATAGACATGTATGCAAAGTGTGGGGACATCGATTGTGCTTTGAGCGTATTTGAGGACATCAAAGAGAAAAGTGTTGATCACTGGAATGCTATGATTGGGGGATTGGCTATTAATGGCTTGGGTGAGCTAGCTTTTGATTTGTTCATGGAGATGGAGAGGCGTTGCATAGAACCAGATGATATCACTTTCATTGCTTTGCTTAATGCTTGTGGGCATGCTGGCATGCTTAAAGAAGGTATTATCTGCTTTGAAATTCTAAGAAGAGTCCACAACATGGATCCGAAACTCCAACACTATGGGTGTATTGTAGACATTCTTAGCCGAGCAGGACATATAGAGGAAGCCAGAACATTTGTCAAGGAAATGCCCATTGAGCCCAATACTGTGATTTTGCGTACTTTATTGGGTGCATGTAAGAATCATGAAAACCTAAGCACTGGGGAGCCTCTTGCTCGGCATCTAATTGGACTGAATTCCCTTAACTCAAGTTCATACGTCCTTTTGTCAAATATATATGCTCAACTCGGTTTGTGGGACAGTGTTAGGTGTATCAGGACAATAATGAAAGCAAAGGATGTGAAGAAATTCCCTGGCTGCAGCTGGATTGAACTTGAGGGATTAGTTCATGAGTTCTTTGTTGGAGATACATCCCATTTTCAAGTTAAAGAGATTTTTTCTACGTTGAACAGATAG
- the LOC113759317 gene encoding pentatricopeptide repeat-containing protein At2g22410, mitochondrial-like translates to MTRGNRKLLITGLKNLLDKCEGHENLIKQIHAHWTTLGFFAQTRKHQHFACKLLNVYTKLNKPLEAHRVFALIPDPDIVSWTSLFNLYLKTQQPTEALSLFSHLLVSTSLRPDAHSVLAALSACARTQNLDAGKAVHAMVYRQLSEPETIVSNALIDMYSRGGRTHLARRVFESVQCRDVATWTSLLNGFIFCGDIEAGRQVFDDMPQRNVVSWTAMIVGYVRVKNSIEALQLFRRMRDGGRENATTITIVAVLSGCADVGALDFGRSIHGYVNKIAGFSMDVAVNNGLIDMYAKNGNLDSAENIFIRMVDRDLFSWTSIISGLAIHGRGKDALDFFDEMVASGMHPNEITFLSVLSACNHAGLVGEGLNFFERLKNSPRFEPMMEHYGCMVDLLGRAGLLEEAVGLIQDMPFKPDAIMWRSFLSSCLGHNNSALAEMAAKEVLELEPDDDGVCVLLWNLYRSKKMWQAASRMERMMKDQKIKKKPGCSWVEVNGVVHEFLAETSLPSVVGDVYIALQGIARQSKMNSDIDSCEWRNFMHKKDCTATECI, encoded by the coding sequence ATGACTCGTGGCAACAGAAAACTGCTGATAACAGGCCTTAAAAATCTACTAGACAAATGCGAAGGCCACGAGAATTTGATCAAGCAAATCCACGCTCACTGGACCACCCTTGGCTTCTTCGCTCAAACTCGGAAACATCAACACTTCGCCTGCAAATTACTTAACGTTTATACAAAACTAAACAAACCCCTCGAAGCCCACAGGGTGTTTGCTCTAATTCCTGACCCAGACATTGTCTCCTGGACTTCTCTATTCAATCTATACCTGAAAACTCAACAACCCACCGAGGCTTTATCTCTTTTCTCTCACTTGTTGGTCTCTACTTCCCTCAGACCTGATGCGCACTCCGTCTTGGCTGCGCTGTCTGCTTGCGCGCGGACGCAAAATTTGGATGCTGGTAAAGCAGTGCATGCCATGGTGTATAGACAATTGTCTGAACCGGAAACAATTGTGAGTAATGCTCTGATTGATATGTATAGTCGGGGTGGAAGAACCCATTTGGCTAGACGTGTGTTTGAGAGTGTGCAATGCAGAGACGTGGCTACTTGGACTAGCTTGCTTAATGGGTTTATTTTTTGTGGTGATATTGAAGCTGGACGTCAGGTTTTTGATGATATGCCGCAGAGGAATGTGGTTTCTTGGACGGCGATGATAGTTGGCTATGTACGTGTGAAAAATTCCATTGAGGCGTTGCAGTTGTTTAGGAGAATGAGGGATGGAGGTAGAGAGAATGCTACTACTATTACTATTGTTGCCGTGCTCTCAGGTTGTGCTGATGTTGGAGCTCTTGATTTTGGGAGGTCTATTCATGGGTATGTTAACAAGATAGCTGGTTTTAGCATGGATGTTGCTGTAAATAATGGATTAATTGATATGTACGCAAAAAATGGAAACCTTGATTCAGCTGAGAATATATTCATTAGGATGGTAGATAGGGATTTGTTTTCGTGGACAAGTATAATTTCAGGGTTGGCAATTCATGGTAGAGGTAAGGATGCACTTGATTTTTTCGATGAGATGGTGGCATCTGGGATGCACCCCAATGAGATTACGTTTCTTTCTGTACTTTCAGCTTGTAACCATGCAGGATTGGTTGGTGAGGGACTGAACTTCTTTGAAAGATTGAAAAATTCTCCTAGATTTGAACCCATGATGGAACATTATGGGTGTATGGTAGATCTTCTTGGTCGAGCAGGATTGCTTGAAGAAGCTGTTGGATTGATTCAGGACATGCCCTTCAAGCCAGATGCTATTATGTGGAGATCATTTCTCAGTTCTTGTTTAGGACATAATAATTCGGCTTTGGCTGAAATGGCAGCGAAAGAGGTACTTGAACTGGAGCCTGATGATGATGGTGTATGTGTGCTCCTTTGGAACTTGTATCGCTCTAAAAAAATGTGGCAAGCTGCTTCAAGGATGGAGAGGATGATGAAGGAtcagaaaataaagaaaaaaccTGGGTGTAGTTGGGTTGAAGTAAATGGTGTTGTTCATGAATTTCTTGCTGAAACTTCATTACCTTCTGTAGTTGGTGATGTATACATTGCTCTACAAGGCATTGCTAGACAATCAAAAATGAATAGTGACATTGATAGTTGTGAGTGGAGAAATTTCATGCACAAGAAGGATTGTACAGCGACAGAGTGTATCTAG